One genomic segment of Aquipluma nitroreducens includes these proteins:
- a CDS encoding DUF3795 domain-containing protein gives MIQEVKNDPQLIAYCGLYCGACRKYISGKCPSCKQIQGKHWCKIRTCNINQQFSSCADCALETPNACKKFNNPISKVFAFIFGSNREKCILTIRENGAVWYATHMAETGQQSLKGK, from the coding sequence ATGATTCAGGAAGTAAAAAACGATCCGCAGTTAATTGCATACTGCGGATTATATTGCGGTGCATGCCGCAAATATATTTCAGGGAAATGCCCAAGTTGTAAACAAATTCAGGGGAAACACTGGTGCAAAATCCGTACCTGCAACATTAATCAACAGTTTAGCTCGTGTGCCGATTGTGCGCTCGAAACGCCTAATGCCTGCAAGAAATTCAATAACCCAATTTCGAAGGTATTCGCATTTATTTTTGGTTCGAACCGCGAAAAGTGCATCCTGACCATCCGTGAAAACGGTGCAGTCTGGTATGCAACGCATATGGCAGAAACCGGGCAGCAGTCGCTGAAAGGAAAGTAG
- a CDS encoding DUF6057 family protein, translated as MPRFLTEKIADRLRWIFLCILFLAFYFYFFSFNKFHLFYVEQTQLFRFSGDYFRPFLEKPGEFIFYLGEFLSQFFANQYLAAGIVTLLAVTTYFLTHLILKKLGIDALVLSLLPVLFIAGFQSNHLFKIGLIVGVILALSFSYLYLRLTNNLYRYSIGGVAWLLLYVLSGSFALFASVLIVLFELFYFNSKKKWSVILAIVLLSLGFPYLGWKFFYLIPFADTWFYPLPFWGVSRMPLFAALLLYFPVVILILLAYKQIRKKETLIIPWNLASILAGSAVIIAGIVVVKTKAYDPKIEIFLGMDHHVQTEDWNKVISLSKKYPGTNRLVLYYTNLALYKTGQFSTRMFDFPQHGIDGLRLEWTRDEVTPFFGGEIFYHLNYINEAYRWAFESMVAKGLNPRSLKRLVQTSLINGQYEVAAKYLNVLDQTLFYKDWATKYRTYVLDPARISENKELAEKRKFLAKNDFISYDLGLPLLLKEHPENKMAFEYLMAVFLLNKDITNFAANIYRLKELGYREIPVNYEEALLFCMTYFKKDLVPEGLSIRPSTIQRKNEYIAQISRCGGDRDRAARELYKQFGNTCWYYLHFAGQTQK; from the coding sequence ATGCCTCGCTTTTTGACTGAAAAAATTGCAGATCGCTTAAGGTGGATTTTTTTATGCATCTTATTTTTAGCTTTTTATTTCTATTTCTTCTCGTTCAACAAATTTCACCTGTTTTATGTGGAGCAAACCCAACTTTTCAGGTTTTCGGGCGACTACTTTCGACCCTTTCTGGAAAAACCAGGCGAGTTTATTTTTTACCTGGGTGAATTCTTAAGTCAGTTTTTTGCCAATCAATACCTTGCTGCAGGTATTGTTACGTTATTGGCCGTTACTACCTATTTTCTAACTCATTTAATTTTAAAAAAGCTGGGAATAGATGCACTTGTACTTAGCTTACTTCCGGTTTTGTTTATTGCAGGTTTTCAGAGCAACCATCTTTTTAAAATTGGGTTGATTGTTGGAGTTATTTTAGCTCTTTCGTTTTCATATTTGTATTTGAGGCTAACCAACAATTTGTACCGGTATAGTATTGGAGGTGTTGCATGGCTTTTACTGTATGTCCTTTCGGGTAGTTTTGCATTGTTTGCTTCGGTATTAATAGTGCTCTTTGAGTTGTTTTATTTTAATTCAAAGAAAAAATGGAGTGTAATTTTAGCGATTGTACTACTTTCCTTAGGGTTTCCTTATCTAGGCTGGAAGTTTTTTTACCTGATTCCATTTGCGGATACATGGTTCTATCCGTTACCTTTTTGGGGTGTTTCGCGAATGCCTTTATTTGCGGCTTTATTGCTTTATTTCCCGGTAGTTATTTTAATCCTTTTAGCATATAAGCAAATCAGGAAAAAGGAAACGTTGATTATTCCTTGGAATCTTGCATCAATACTGGCCGGAAGTGCAGTTATTATTGCCGGGATTGTGGTTGTTAAAACAAAGGCATATGATCCGAAGATTGAAATATTTCTGGGCATGGATCACCATGTACAGACAGAAGACTGGAATAAGGTAATTAGCCTTTCTAAAAAATACCCGGGAACCAATCGGTTGGTATTGTATTATACAAATTTGGCTTTATATAAAACCGGACAGTTTAGTACCCGAATGTTCGATTTTCCGCAACATGGAATCGATGGTCTGCGACTGGAATGGACTCGTGACGAAGTAACACCATTTTTTGGAGGGGAGATCTTTTATCACCTTAATTACATCAACGAAGCTTATCGGTGGGCTTTCGAATCGATGGTGGCAAAAGGCTTAAATCCACGTTCGCTAAAGCGGTTGGTTCAAACAAGCTTAATTAATGGGCAATATGAAGTTGCAGCAAAATACCTGAATGTTTTGGACCAAACTCTATTTTATAAAGATTGGGCAACGAAGTATAGAACGTACGTTTTAGATCCGGCCAGAATTAGTGAAAACAAAGAACTGGCTGAAAAAAGGAAATTCTTAGCAAAGAACGATTTTATTAGTTACGACCTTGGATTGCCTTTATTGCTAAAGGAACATCCGGAAAATAAAATGGCGTTCGAATATTTAATGGCTGTTTTTCTTCTGAACAAGGACATTACCAATTTTGCAGCAAATATCTACCGTTTAAAGGAGTTGGGATATCGCGAAATCCCGGTTAATTACGAAGAAGCCCTTCTTTTCTGCATGACTTATTTCAAAAAAGATCTTGTTCCTGAAGGACTTTCGATTCGACCATCCACCATTCAAAGGAAAAACGAATATATCGCACAAATTTCGAGATGTGGTGGTGATCGAGACAGAGCCGCCAGGGAGTTATATAAACAATTTGGCAACACCTGTTGGTACTATTTACATTTTGCCGGACAAACTCAAAAATAG
- a CDS encoding helix-turn-helix transcriptional regulator, whose translation MNHIERLNAILIHLQSKRIVKASEIAERFEISLRTVYRDIRALEESGVPIGAEAGVGYFLMENYKLPPVMFTKEEASALLFGEKLVEKMSDDGMKTEFCSALFKIKAILNPEEKDRLEKLYSQISVLDYTSSNVNFNRLFLGEIQQAMVSKQVLEIDYQAGYGAPATKRVIEPIGLCNYSRRWHLFAWCRLRSEYRDFRLDRIQDLRISQENFKGKQHISMDEFIRQLNVISDKANISLILKTDRIKLINESKYWYGFTEEEKIDDQTSRLRFSNNELRGFATWIISSGSYAKVEEPEELKQIVDQYISGIIENYQ comes from the coding sequence ATGAACCACATTGAACGACTGAATGCCATTTTGATCCACCTCCAAAGCAAACGAATTGTAAAAGCTTCGGAAATTGCCGAACGCTTCGAGATCAGCTTGCGCACGGTTTATCGCGACATCCGGGCTTTAGAAGAATCTGGCGTTCCGATTGGCGCAGAAGCTGGTGTGGGTTATTTCCTGATGGAGAATTATAAACTTCCCCCAGTGATGTTTACTAAAGAAGAGGCTTCGGCATTGTTGTTTGGCGAAAAACTGGTCGAAAAAATGTCGGATGATGGAATGAAGACTGAGTTTTGCTCTGCCTTGTTCAAGATAAAAGCCATCCTGAATCCGGAAGAAAAAGACCGGCTCGAAAAATTGTACAGCCAAATATCGGTACTCGATTATACCTCATCGAATGTGAATTTTAACCGCCTTTTTCTGGGTGAAATTCAGCAGGCAATGGTCTCGAAACAGGTTCTGGAAATTGATTATCAGGCCGGATATGGAGCTCCCGCGACCAAACGGGTGATTGAACCAATCGGACTTTGTAATTACAGTCGTCGGTGGCATTTATTTGCCTGGTGCCGTTTGCGCAGCGAATACCGCGATTTCAGGCTCGACCGAATTCAGGATTTGAGGATAAGCCAGGAAAATTTCAAAGGGAAGCAGCACATTTCGATGGACGAATTTATCAGGCAACTCAATGTGATTAGCGATAAAGCCAATATTTCGCTTATCCTGAAAACTGACCGGATAAAACTGATTAACGAATCGAAATATTGGTATGGATTTACAGAAGAAGAAAAGATTGACGATCAAACCAGTCGCCTTCGCTTTTCAAATAACGAACTTCGTGGTTTTGCCACGTGGATAATCTCCTCAGGTTCGTATGCCAAAGTTGAAGAACCTGAAGAACTTAAACAAATTGTGGATCAATACATTTCAGGAATAATAGAGAATTACCAATAA
- a CDS encoding YceI family protein translates to MKTIKLFGLLVLALTLTTAVFAGTQKVDVAKSSVKWLGKKVTGEHSGTISIKEGALDVTNGKVTGGKVVIDMNSITDTDLTDPAWNAKLIGHLKSDDFFGVATYPTADLVITKVDGDNFSGNLTIKGVTLPNTFTATATKDGKSTVYKGTITIDRSKYGLKYGSKSFFDNLGDKVIYDEFTLNFSLVVAE, encoded by the coding sequence ATGAAAACGATTAAATTATTTGGATTATTGGTGTTGGCTCTTACACTTACAACAGCCGTATTTGCCGGAACACAAAAAGTAGATGTTGCAAAAAGTTCGGTAAAATGGCTGGGTAAAAAAGTTACTGGGGAACATTCCGGAACAATTAGCATTAAAGAGGGTGCTCTGGACGTTACGAATGGTAAAGTTACAGGTGGAAAAGTTGTAATTGACATGAATTCAATTACAGATACCGATTTGACTGATCCAGCATGGAATGCCAAGTTAATTGGTCATTTGAAATCAGACGATTTCTTTGGTGTTGCAACTTATCCAACTGCCGATCTTGTTATAACCAAAGTTGATGGCGATAATTTCTCCGGAAATTTGACGATTAAAGGAGTTACTCTTCCCAATACATTTACTGCTACTGCTACAAAAGATGGGAAAAGTACAGTTTACAAAGGAACGATTACCATCGACCGGAGTAAATATGGTCTTAAATACGGTTCTAAATCCTTCTTCGATAACTTAGGCGACAAAGTAATTTACGACGAGTTTACCCTCAACTTCAGCCTGGTTGTTGCCGAGTAA
- a CDS encoding OsmC family protein has product MKHVLDLAWKQNLAFECDMDGHRVVIDASKEGGGDDLGPRPKKLMLTALAGCTGIDVIMILKKMQVVPEEFNVIVEGDLTEEHPIRYNKMKVIYQFKGKDLPMDKLEKAVKLSEEKYCGVSAAYRLAMDLSLEIRVVK; this is encoded by the coding sequence ATGAAGCATGTACTTGATTTAGCCTGGAAACAAAATTTAGCATTCGAGTGTGATATGGATGGTCATCGTGTTGTAATTGACGCATCGAAAGAGGGTGGGGGCGACGATTTAGGCCCACGTCCAAAGAAATTAATGCTAACCGCTCTAGCTGGTTGCACGGGCATTGATGTGATTATGATCCTGAAAAAAATGCAGGTCGTTCCTGAAGAATTCAATGTAATTGTTGAAGGCGATTTAACAGAAGAACATCCGATTAGGTACAACAAAATGAAAGTAATTTATCAGTTTAAGGGTAAGGATTTGCCAATGGATAAGCTCGAAAAGGCGGTTAAACTTTCAGAAGAGAAATATTGTGGCGTCTCAGCTGCCTATCGGCTAGCCATGGATCTATCGCTTGAAATTCGTGTTGTGAAATAA
- a CDS encoding Crp/Fnr family transcriptional regulator — MRSSIKRPTDDECDLNGFQLFKKLTEQEMAQLNYDKTCSLYKKGSIIYREGSRLTGFYCVTRGILKIFKTGIDGKEQIIRFAKKGDIVAYRSLLSQELACTTAKVIEETVLSHIPYQTLLYLIQNNWQFSHHMLQIVCKELREANDYITDIAQKTVRERLAEVLLLLKDEFELDNAKTLQISLTREELANMVGTATESVIRLLSEFKQDGLIDLQGRKIKFINVPGLTKVANLL, encoded by the coding sequence ATGAGAAGTTCAATTAAAAGGCCGACAGATGACGAATGCGATCTAAATGGATTTCAATTGTTCAAAAAATTGACCGAACAGGAAATGGCTCAATTGAATTATGACAAGACCTGTTCGTTGTATAAAAAAGGAAGCATTATCTACAGAGAAGGCAGTCGGTTAACGGGTTTTTACTGTGTTACGCGAGGTATTTTGAAAATATTCAAAACCGGTATCGACGGCAAAGAACAGATTATCCGCTTCGCTAAAAAAGGCGATATTGTAGCGTATCGTTCGCTTCTAAGTCAGGAACTAGCCTGCACCACTGCCAAAGTAATTGAAGAAACCGTGCTGAGCCATATTCCGTACCAAACACTTTTATACCTGATACAGAACAACTGGCAGTTCTCGCACCACATGCTGCAAATTGTGTGTAAAGAATTACGCGAAGCTAACGACTATATTACAGATATAGCCCAAAAAACAGTGCGCGAACGACTTGCAGAAGTTCTATTGCTCCTGAAAGATGAATTTGAGCTCGACAATGCCAAAACTCTACAGATTTCGCTCACTCGCGAAGAACTGGCCAACATGGTTGGAACCGCTACCGAAAGTGTAATCAGGCTGCTATCCGAATTCAAACAAGACGGACTGATTGATTTACAGGGGAGAAAGATAAAATTTATTAATGTTCCGGGATTGACCAAAGTTGCCAATCTGCTTTAG
- a CDS encoding DUF6807 domain-containing protein: MKTFCITAIVLLLAVTITQAAKKEKVEFKNDESGKKVEVYLSGKLFTAYIYPDNMEKQSLYPIMSASGKFITRGFPLNPRPFERTDHPHHVGLWFNFGDVNGLDFWNNSYAIKAEDKPKYGTIKFRKILSENPAKGTLVTNADWVDVKGNVLLNEEATYIFEGDGSTRTIERITKLTAKQTVTFNENKEGLIGLRLDRTFEEPSTKPEKFLDANGIETEVPVMNNNGVNGVYRNAEGVKGGDVWSKRSPWVALRGVKDGEVMTVAILDNKANPNYPAWSHARGYGLFATNNLGGRIFDKNAAEVKIVLKPGETITFKHKIVIGGDLTDATLNNLSKNFK; the protein is encoded by the coding sequence ATGAAGACATTTTGCATTACAGCCATTGTACTGTTATTGGCTGTTACAATTACCCAGGCGGCGAAAAAGGAGAAAGTTGAATTTAAGAACGACGAGAGTGGTAAAAAAGTGGAAGTTTACCTAAGTGGGAAACTTTTCACAGCCTACATTTATCCGGATAACATGGAGAAGCAATCGCTTTACCCAATTATGAGTGCCTCCGGAAAATTTATTACCCGAGGTTTCCCATTAAATCCAAGGCCATTTGAACGGACCGACCATCCTCACCATGTTGGTCTCTGGTTTAATTTTGGCGATGTAAACGGACTCGATTTCTGGAACAATTCGTATGCCATTAAAGCCGAAGATAAGCCGAAATACGGAACCATTAAATTCAGGAAAATTCTTAGCGAAAACCCGGCAAAGGGAACGCTGGTTACCAATGCTGATTGGGTTGATGTGAAAGGCAATGTACTTTTAAATGAGGAAGCAACTTATATTTTTGAGGGCGACGGAAGTACCCGTACCATCGAACGGATAACCAAATTAACAGCTAAACAAACTGTTACTTTTAACGAAAACAAGGAAGGACTTATTGGTTTGCGTCTTGACCGCACGTTTGAAGAGCCATCAACAAAACCCGAAAAATTTCTCGATGCCAATGGTATTGAAACTGAAGTTCCGGTTATGAATAATAACGGAGTCAATGGAGTGTACCGTAATGCCGAAGGAGTTAAAGGTGGTGATGTTTGGAGCAAGCGGAGTCCTTGGGTAGCCCTTCGTGGAGTTAAAGACGGCGAAGTCATGACGGTGGCTATTCTTGACAATAAAGCCAATCCCAACTATCCGGCTTGGTCGCATGCCCGTGGTTACGGCTTGTTTGCAACCAATAATCTGGGTGGTCGTATTTTCGATAAAAATGCAGCCGAAGTAAAAATTGTACTGAAACCGGGAGAGACCATCACCTTTAAACACAAAATTGTAATTGGTGGTGACCTGACTGATGCTACATTGAATAACCTTTCTAAGAATTTTAAATAA
- a CDS encoding helix-turn-helix domain-containing protein, producing MKKNVRLFDEESEKIFTIRKICDFNDEEIEHNLIPHLHDFYSIFWIESGEAIHATEFVEYSLKADTILFVPPGLKHRMYIDKSVGGTYILFNEEFIQYNRTNHVPLKEYRLFNNSDFKSLITVVPEKREKLNNITGLIFEELKNSDDYSQDIVLNLLHLFLLESRRIFDQQNQVPKEESETTPDTTIIKFKQLIEENFAKEKNVSLYAEMLNMNPSCLNELTKRTTGITAGELIRNRVIDETKKLLYSSSMSGKEIAYELGFDDPAYFSRFFKKYTGTTLKEFRDVSRKKYH from the coding sequence ATGAAGAAGAACGTCCGCCTATTTGATGAAGAAAGTGAAAAGATCTTTACTATCAGGAAGATCTGTGATTTCAATGATGAGGAAATAGAGCATAACCTTATACCTCATTTACACGATTTTTATTCAATTTTCTGGATCGAATCAGGAGAGGCCATACACGCTACCGAATTTGTTGAATACAGCCTCAAAGCTGATACTATTTTATTTGTTCCACCGGGCTTAAAGCACCGGATGTACATTGACAAGTCGGTTGGAGGAACATATATTCTATTTAATGAAGAGTTTATCCAGTATAACCGCACAAACCATGTTCCGTTAAAGGAATACCGCTTGTTCAATAATTCGGACTTTAAAAGCCTGATAACTGTCGTTCCGGAGAAGCGTGAAAAGCTAAATAATATTACAGGGCTGATTTTTGAGGAGCTTAAAAACTCTGACGATTACAGTCAGGATATTGTTTTGAATTTGCTGCATCTGTTCCTGCTCGAATCACGCCGAATTTTCGACCAGCAGAATCAGGTACCCAAAGAGGAATCAGAAACAACTCCGGATACCACTATTATCAAGTTTAAACAGTTGATCGAAGAAAATTTTGCGAAAGAGAAGAATGTTTCGTTGTACGCAGAAATGCTGAATATGAATCCTTCGTGCCTGAATGAATTGACCAAACGAACGACTGGAATTACCGCCGGAGAACTCATCCGCAACAGGGTAATTGACGAAACCAAGAAATTGCTTTATTCTAGTAGCATGTCAGGAAAAGAGATTGCCTATGAACTGGGTTTTGATGACCCGGCCTATTTTAGCCGTTTCTTTAAGAAGTACACCGGTACTACTTTGAAGGAGTTTCGTGATGTTAGCAGAAAAAAATACCATTAA
- a CDS encoding NAD-dependent succinate-semialdehyde dehydrogenase → MQSINPFTGQVIQEYREYAPEEVEKIIVNVDQAFHSWKQTSFEQRAMCMKNLQARLLVQKEELAGIIVSEMGKVKREAIGEIEKCASVCGYYAENAESFLKNELIKTEATESYISYQPIGTVLAVMPWNFPFWQVFRFLAPALMAGNTGVLKHASNVSGCALAIEQLVSEAGFPENVFRALIIGSKEVKAVIENPLIKAVTLTGSTPAGRSVASIAGYALKKSVLELGGSDPYLILEDADIETAARLCVTSRLLNAGQSCIGAKRFIIADAVYNQFRTEFVRLMSEAKFGDPLDAQISIGPLARADLRDELHQQVEKSRQLGATVLLGGNVPEENAPFYPPTVLENVVPGMPAYHEELFGPVAVLFRFKADEEAIWIANDTVFGLGAGVFTSDIEKGKSLAEKGLEAGCVFVNDFVKSDPRLPFGGIKESGYGRELSMVGIREFVNVKTIVVR, encoded by the coding sequence ATGCAATCCATCAATCCATTTACCGGACAAGTCATTCAGGAATATCGCGAGTACGCTCCTGAAGAAGTTGAGAAAATCATTGTTAACGTTGATCAGGCATTTCATTCTTGGAAACAGACAAGCTTTGAGCAGCGTGCCATGTGCATGAAAAACCTTCAGGCCAGATTGCTTGTGCAGAAAGAAGAATTGGCCGGAATTATCGTTTCGGAAATGGGAAAAGTGAAACGCGAAGCCATTGGCGAGATCGAAAAATGCGCTTCAGTTTGTGGCTATTATGCCGAAAATGCCGAGTCGTTCCTGAAAAATGAACTCATCAAAACTGAAGCAACCGAATCGTACATTTCATATCAACCGATTGGAACAGTTCTGGCAGTGATGCCATGGAATTTCCCATTCTGGCAGGTATTCCGTTTTTTGGCCCCGGCGCTGATGGCGGGTAATACCGGAGTTTTGAAACATGCTTCCAACGTTTCCGGTTGCGCCTTGGCCATCGAGCAATTGGTTAGCGAGGCAGGTTTCCCGGAGAATGTTTTCCGGGCGCTTATCATTGGCTCAAAAGAAGTAAAAGCAGTCATTGAAAATCCGCTGATTAAGGCAGTGACGCTTACCGGAAGCACTCCTGCCGGACGATCGGTGGCTTCCATAGCTGGTTATGCTCTGAAAAAATCGGTGCTCGAATTGGGTGGGAGCGACCCGTACCTTATTTTGGAAGATGCTGACATTGAAACTGCTGCCCGTTTGTGTGTTACGAGCCGTTTGCTCAATGCCGGACAAAGCTGCATTGGGGCCAAACGATTTATCATCGCTGACGCAGTCTACAATCAGTTCAGAACTGAATTTGTGCGGTTAATGAGCGAGGCTAAATTTGGTGATCCGCTTGATGCACAAATCTCGATTGGTCCGTTGGCACGTGCTGATTTGCGCGACGAACTTCACCAGCAAGTGGAGAAAAGCCGTCAGTTGGGCGCAACAGTTTTGCTTGGCGGAAATGTTCCTGAAGAAAATGCTCCGTTTTATCCACCCACTGTTTTAGAAAATGTAGTTCCCGGAATGCCTGCTTATCACGAAGAATTGTTTGGTCCTGTCGCGGTTTTGTTCAGGTTTAAAGCCGATGAAGAAGCCATCTGGATTGCCAATGACACCGTTTTTGGTTTGGGAGCAGGCGTATTTACTTCCGACATTGAAAAGGGTAAATCGTTAGCCGAAAAAGGTCTTGAAGCAGGTTGTGTGTTTGTAAACGACTTTGTAAAATCCGATCCCCGGTTACCGTTTGGTGGAATAAAGGAAAGCGGTTATGGCCGTGAGTTATCGATGGTTGGCATCCGCGAATTTGTGAATGTGAAGACGATCGTTGTCAGATAA
- a CDS encoding GyrI-like domain-containing protein has product MEKKTVQKTTVLCISIDTTLKTMIADTGNLPNELVEKALELQLEISGPQIWVYDATDGSPATPFELTIALPVNNPKGDPGKFRFAEFPEFNCISEIHNGPWDKLGETYQKLMPSVLQPGQSCRVICREVYHICDFENQENCVTEIQVEVQ; this is encoded by the coding sequence ATGGAAAAGAAAACCGTACAAAAAACGACTGTACTTTGCATCAGCATCGACACCACGTTGAAAACAATGATTGCCGACACCGGAAATCTACCTAATGAACTGGTTGAAAAAGCCCTTGAACTTCAGCTCGAAATTTCAGGTCCGCAAATCTGGGTTTACGACGCAACAGATGGAAGTCCCGCCACGCCCTTTGAATTAACCATTGCCCTTCCGGTAAATAATCCGAAAGGAGATCCAGGTAAATTTAGGTTTGCCGAATTTCCTGAATTTAACTGTATCAGCGAAATCCACAACGGACCCTGGGACAAACTGGGAGAAACCTACCAGAAACTGATGCCTTCTGTTTTGCAGCCAGGCCAATCCTGTAGGGTTATTTGCCGTGAAGTTTATCACATCTGCGATTTTGAAAATCAGGAAAACTGTGTAACCGAAATTCAAGTTGAAGTTCAATGA
- a CDS encoding pirin family protein, whose amino-acid sequence MKLTVHRAGCRGHADHGWLNTWHSFSFASYYNPDRMHFGALRVLNDDTVQAGMGFGTHPHDNMEIITIVLDGELEHKDSMGNGSVIRPGEVQVMSAGTGIQHSEFNHSNKNEVSLLQIWVFPNKKNVEPRYGQAKFSDEEMNGKWRTVVSPDGADNMLWIHQQAWFSLGNFEADAKISYQLKKADSLVYVFLISGELKIGSETLNQRDGLCIEQIASAIDMKITRESKVLLMEIPG is encoded by the coding sequence ATGAAACTTACGGTTCATAGGGCAGGATGCAGAGGACATGCAGATCACGGTTGGTTGAATACCTGGCATTCGTTTAGTTTTGCCAGTTATTACAATCCTGATCGGATGCATTTTGGTGCTTTGCGTGTGCTTAATGATGACACTGTTCAGGCCGGAATGGGTTTTGGCACTCATCCGCACGATAATATGGAAATCATTACCATTGTGCTGGATGGTGAACTCGAACACAAGGACAGTATGGGAAACGGATCGGTTATCCGGCCGGGCGAAGTACAGGTAATGTCGGCCGGAACAGGTATTCAACATTCCGAGTTTAACCATTCCAATAAAAATGAAGTAAGCTTACTTCAAATCTGGGTCTTTCCGAATAAGAAAAATGTGGAACCCAGATACGGTCAGGCCAAATTTTCGGATGAAGAAATGAATGGTAAATGGCGAACTGTTGTATCGCCCGATGGTGCTGACAATATGCTTTGGATTCACCAGCAGGCCTGGTTTTCGCTTGGGAACTTTGAAGCAGATGCAAAAATCAGTTATCAGCTGAAAAAGGCAGATAGTCTGGTTTATGTGTTCCTGATTTCAGGAGAACTTAAAATCGGTTCAGAAACCCTGAATCAGCGCGATGGATTGTGCATCGAGCAAATTGCATCAGCAATAGACATGAAAATAACGAGAGAATCGAAGGTTCTTTTGATGGAAATTCCGGGTTAA
- a CDS encoding Gfo/Idh/MocA family protein, with the protein MEKEEKNSRRNFLRTAATGAVLAAVTPAAFASESVKKPVIIPAGAKGANDRLRVAVLGINGRGKTHIEVIMGLAEKANVELVCLSDPDLNILQERAAEFEKKYGRKIAIEQDFRKVFDDKTIDAITLATPNHWHALQTVWACQAGKDVYVEKPATHNISEGRKIIEAAYKYNRIVQHGVQLRSSVAIREAVKHLEEGLIGRVYMSRGLVYRWRPDIGNKGISQIPAGVDYDLWCGPAPMRPFTKNLVHYNWHWHWNYGNGDVGNQGIHETDLCMWGLGVNSLPERITSMGGKFLWDDCKEVPEIQTSIYHYPKEKKIIQFEVRNWCTNLEDGAGVGNIFYGDKGYLVVKGYDTYETYLGEKREKGPSRSEKGELDLHFQNWFDAIRARDMSIQNGPVQTGALSSSLAHLGNISYRLGKQLEFDPVAERFIGNDIEDANAMLSRDYRAPYLMPEII; encoded by the coding sequence ATGGAAAAAGAAGAAAAAAACTCAAGAAGGAATTTTTTGAGAACTGCTGCAACCGGTGCTGTTCTGGCTGCGGTAACTCCTGCTGCATTTGCAAGTGAATCGGTTAAAAAACCAGTAATTATTCCTGCCGGAGCAAAAGGCGCCAACGACCGACTTCGTGTTGCAGTGCTGGGAATTAACGGCAGAGGTAAAACACATATCGAAGTCATTATGGGATTAGCCGAAAAAGCCAATGTTGAATTGGTTTGCTTGAGCGATCCGGATCTGAATATTCTTCAGGAGCGTGCTGCTGAATTCGAAAAGAAATACGGGCGAAAAATTGCCATCGAACAAGATTTCCGTAAGGTTTTTGACGATAAAACAATTGATGCGATAACATTGGCAACACCAAATCACTGGCATGCACTTCAAACAGTTTGGGCATGTCAGGCCGGAAAAGATGTTTACGTTGAGAAACCGGCAACACACAATATTTCAGAAGGAAGAAAAATCATTGAAGCTGCTTACAAATACAATCGCATTGTACAACACGGAGTTCAACTCAGAAGCTCGGTTGCGATTCGCGAAGCAGTTAAACATCTTGAAGAAGGGCTGATTGGTCGCGTTTACATGTCGCGCGGGTTGGTATATCGCTGGCGTCCCGACATTGGTAACAAAGGTATTTCCCAAATTCCGGCAGGGGTCGATTACGATTTGTGGTGCGGACCAGCTCCAATGCGCCCGTTTACCAAAAACCTGGTTCACTACAACTGGCACTGGCATTGGAATTATGGCAACGGCGATGTGGGCAACCAGGGAATCCACGAAACCGACCTTTGCATGTGGGGATTGGGTGTAAACTCGTTACCTGAGCGTATAACTTCGATGGGTGGCAAGTTCCTTTGGGACGACTGCAAAGAAGTTCCTGAAATACAAACTTCCATTTACCATTATCCGAAAGAAAAGAAAATCATTCAATTTGAAGTTCGAAACTGGTGTACTAACCTTGAAGATGGTGCTGGAGTTGGCAACATTTTCTACGGAGACAAAGGTTATTTGGTAGTGAAAGGTTACGATACGTACGAAACTTATCTGGGCGAAAAACGCGAAAAAGGTCCGAGCCGCTCCGAAAAAGGCGAACTGGATTTACATTTCCAGAACTGGTTCGATGCCATTCGTGCCCGCGATATGAGTATTCAGAATGGTCCGGTTCAAACCGGAGCTCTGTCTTCTTCATTGGCCCACCTCGGAAATATTTCTTATCGTTTGGGTAAACAACTGGAGTTTGATCCGGTAGCCGAACGTTTTATTGGCAACGATATTGAAGATGCCAACGCCATGCTATCACGCGATTATCGTGCACCTTATTTGATGCCAGAAATCATATAA